The region ttttctgtcatagttttctcgcaactccgatgaccaattgagctaaattttcacaggtttgttattttatgctgatggtgggatacaccaagcgagaagactggaaggtgtaccttccctttaaagggtttgggtacatttCGTACGTCACAAAGCTCAAAAGTCGTCCTCTACACCTTTATTCAGCCGAGACTCAGGACCCAACCCATAGCCAAGCGCTATACTACACATTGTCCACAGTGAAAGCTGCAAAAACCATCAAACTCTTGTTAAGCCGTCTTTCCTTGTTATGTTCAGACTGAGTTGTACTTCCTGGTTCGTTGTCACCACGTATAACAACTTTGGGTCTGGCCCAAGTCCAAAACCAATCCTCGAGTCTGGTTGAAAGTTGTTCACACGACACTCTCTGAACTCTGACCTACCTACATAGTTCCCGAGTCagtctctcttaaaggcagtggacactattggtaattactcaaaataattcatagcacaaaaccttacttggtaacgagtaatggagagctgttgatagtataaaacattgtgagtaaaggctccctctgaagtaacgtagtttccgagaaaaaaaagagtttgatttcgagacctcagaattagattttgaggccctcgaaatcaagcaactgaaagcacacaacttagggtgacaagggtatttttctttcatagctatCTCGCAATTCGTACGACcaagttgaaattttcacaggtttgtaattgtatgcattatgtttagatactccaagtgagaagacatggtccttgacaattaccaatagtgtccagtgtctttaaccacaaCGTCTCATTTCCTATTGTTCTGTTTGGGTTGCCCTCTTGCAAAATGGCGGTTTGGTAGAAAAATCGGTTATTCTCTTAGTAGGCCTAATAAGACTAATATTAACTGCAATGGATATGTCCTGGTTAATTAATGATTATAATATATGACATAAGTATAATCTATGAATGGAATCTAAAATAAACAACTCTGTAACAAGTGATCGGACTTGAGGTATTTTCTAATTTCCTGTGCTCAAAAGCTTTCAGATTGGATTAACTGGCAATCCCAATGTGATGAATCTTtcacagattgttttttttgctaaatGAATTTTGAACTTCAGgctatgttgtttttttttttctgaagacaTCGTGCAGTTCTCACAACCCAAATCTTCCTGCGTTCGAGCAAGAATGTCATGAAATCTTCACCTGATACACTCTCACTTGAGTTATCACTCTGCgattattataatttatgcaATTTCCCCAATTAAACGAGACGTATTCTCCTTCGGCCTCAACTGATTTTGAGGTAAAACGCACATTTTGGTTaagttttttaagtaaaataaatctagttaaaaaaaaagccaGTTCAATAGTTTCAGCCCAAGTGTATTATTTGCGCTACCAATAACTACTGTTTACAAAGTGtaatgcagtgtacatgtatgtacttccTCATACTTTCTGGGATATTAACCCATGTAAGTCAATGGACACATCGAAACACAACCTTTGTTGGTGTAGGTTTTGGTCCAATGCTTGACAAAGACACACTATTTTTGTGCCCAAAGCAAATAAGCCAATGTTTTCATTGTGgaccaaacattttttttagtgcGTCATAGCAAAAGTTCAGCCCATAAAAAGTCGTCTTGTCTGCACTGAAAGTACGAAACTGCCtacaaaataacattaattgGTTATCAGTTTGCATTAAAAATGGAACCAGCTTGTATGAAAATGACCCTGTTGGTCTTCCTGGCCGTGTTTGCTATGAGAGCAAGGTCCCAAACTCAGCATAGCATTGGGCCCTACACAACGAGCGAGACTGAGCGATGTGTGTGCCAGCCACACATCACAGTCAACCCGCCAGTTTGCGGACGATCCGTTCCCGTGAACTCCGGTACCGGCGGCTACAACTGTACGACCGTCCAGGAAATACTTCGTACAGTATCAATAAATCAAGAAGATACAACACGTAAAGTAGATACTGTTTCCTCCGAGCTGACCGATACTAAACGTATAGTCGAGGAATTGCAAGCAAATCAGGAGACTGTCTCCTCCGAGCTGACTGGTACTAAACGTATAGTCGAGGAATTGCAGGACACAGTCTCAGCGGTCTCCTCGGAGGTCCAGGGTTTAAGACGACAGCTTGAAGATCTTCAAGTGTCTGTTTCTACCTTGATTGAATTCCTTCATGTTAGACGtaagtttgcaaaaaaaatgaacaatattGTTCACGAAGCCGATGATAACTTTGTTGGTAAGGTCAAGCAGTGCCGTGGAAATATAAAGATTGTATTAGACACCGTCTTGACCTTGATAAGTATGTTACATGTGTGTGTCCAAAAACACGTTGAGAATTTGGTTATCAATCTCTTTAAGCATACACGTATAATTTGCATAGAATTGGGGCAAATAAATTATAACAATTAGGTACTTAaattactaaaataaaaactgaaacttttttattgtttactaCAGTTGTCCCTCCAAATGATTGTTCCGAGATTCTTGCAAGGGGTGAATTGATCAGTGGCGTGTACCCGGTTCAACCTCTAGACTCCGGTGAAGCTTTCCAGGTATACTGTGATATGGAAACAGACGGTGGTGGATGGACGGTAAGTTTACGGATTATAGTGAATTAGATAGTACTCATCTCTACGAATATATTAGTAAATAAGAATAAGTTTGATCAAGTCAAAGAAGACCagggttattttaaaaaccTCCACGTTCCCTTGATAGGTTTTCCAGCGGCGTCAGGACGGCAGTGTAGATTTCTATTTGGACTTTGCCAACTACAGCCGGGGCTTTGGGAATCTAGAGGGAGAGTTTTGGCTCGGTAACGACAACTTGCACCGTCTGACTGCTCAGGGCGAGTACGAACTCCGCGTAGATCTCACAAGCCTCGACGACGATACCGGCTTTGCCTGTTATGGCTCGTTCAGCATCGCCGATGTAAGCGATAACTACACGCTTACAGTGGGAAATTACTCGGGAACAGCAGGTAAGATGCTGTAAGTGGAAACTTCGAAGTGATACAGAAATATTGCAGGGTAATCTGTGTCCATCGTTGTGACCGATTGTTTTTGGTAGGTTTCAATGAAAGACAGAAAAGCAACATCGTGATTCAAATAGTTgaatgagaaatcacctctttctcaaaaactacgttccttcagagggagccgtttctcacgatgttcaCATCTCCCCATTGCTAGTTCAAGTAAGTttctaataatcattttgagtaataaccgatagtgtctggagtgcctttaaaagtggaGGGGGAATTGTCTATGTTTTGTTCCTCAACTCCAGACGGAAGAGAAGGGTGGAATTTTGCATCCCTTGTAGCCAAAACTAAGCGAAAAATATGAAATTCAAGCTTgttataaacatttttattgaatcGTAAAACCACACTTTAGAGGGGCAAATTTTAACAAAGTTGCTTAAATTCGATAGCAATTTTCGAACTATATTATTAAACTGTAACTTAAATAAAGAAAGCAAATTGCAGTTAAACAAATGAACCTGATTGTGAAACATTAACTTCACTTTTCCCAATATCCCAGTTCCAttaattgataaatttgtttctaATCCCACCTTATCGGCCTAAGTTATGTtcgaaacaaattaatgtttaaagttACCTCCTGTCAACATCGCCTTTATTTACACGTATGACTATAATGGCTACGTGTGTTATCTTACAGGAGATAAGTTATCACACCACAATAACCAGGCCTTCTCGACCAAAGACCGAGACAACGATGCATCTAGTGGTAACTGTGCTGAGCTAGGCCACGGAGCCTGGTGGTACCGTTCCTGCACCTACTCCAATTTGAACGGGAGATACTACAATGAGGCCTCTATAAGCGCATACGGAATTAGGTGGCGTGGCTTTTCGGGTTACCGCTCACTCAAAACAACTGAGATGAAGATTAGAAGGAAAGTTTAGTCCTTAATTAAGATGGACACCATTATGAAAAGGTACGCAGTAATAAACATCTCCTCATAAATCACCTGATCGCTCATCTTATTAAGTTTCtcgtaaattaaaaaaaaaaaaaattaaacctgTACTTTGAAacctaaaaatgaaaaacatggaAAACAATTTAATGTGAATTAACTTTTAATGCAATGGATTAAATGAGACATGTATAAAAATCGTGACATCGGGTAGCTAAAATAGTTGCAGAAAGTAACTAATAAGGAATGTCACTTTAAACCCAATACGACCATAGTATGTAAGACTTCCAAGTACAAACGCATTGCTTATAAAACTCTCAAGATACCCTTCTAATATAACCCGTTCTAAATCCGACTCGTATAATGAGAGTGGATGCTACATCTTCATGAGTGTTTTATAAGCAATGCGGTGGCTCGTTGAATcgatacaataattattttattttgtcaattttgtcaTGAAAGATCCGGTATTTTTAGTTGTTCACATAGAAtttagatatacatgtatacgaGTATTAAAAGgggcttaaagatgctatgtcagattttttgcccccaacattataaaaaaaaaattctcttagTAAACCTAATAAGACTAATATTAACTGCAATGGATATGTCCTGGTTAATTAATGATTATAATCTATGACATAAGTATATAATTTATGAATgaaatctaaaataaaaaactctGTAACAAGTGATCGGACTTGAGGTATTTTCTAATTTCTTGTACTCAAAATCTTTCAGATTGGATTTACTGGCAATCCCAATgtgatgaaactttcacagattggttattttgCTAAATGGATTTTGAACTTCAGgctgtattgttttttttttatcaggaaACATCGTGCAGTTCTCACAACCCAAACCTTCCTGCGTTCGAGCAAGAATGTCATGAAATCTTCACCCGATACACTCTCATTATGAGTTATCACTCTGCGATTGTTATAATTTATGAAACTTCTCCATTTA is a window of Asterias rubens chromosome 21, eAstRub1.3, whole genome shotgun sequence DNA encoding:
- the LOC117304352 gene encoding ficolin-2-like, with amino-acid sequence MEPACMKMTLLVFLAVFAMRARSQTQHSIGPYTTSETERCVCQPHITVNPPVCGRSVPVNSGTGGYNCTTVQEILRTVSINQEDTTRKVDTVSSELTDTKRIVEELQANQETVSSELTGTKRIVEELQDTVSAVSSEVQGLRRQLEDLQVSVSTLIEFLHVRLVPPNDCSEILARGELISGVYPVQPLDSGEAFQVYCDMETDGGGWTVFQRRQDGSVDFYLDFANYSRGFGNLEGEFWLGNDNLHRLTAQGEYELRVDLTSLDDDTGFACYGSFSIADVSDNYTLTVGNYSGTAGDKLSHHNNQAFSTKDRDNDASSGNCAELGHGAWWYRSCTYSNLNGRYYNEASISAYGIRWRGFSGYRSLKTTEMKIRRKV